In Etheostoma cragini isolate CJK2018 chromosome 9, CSU_Ecrag_1.0, whole genome shotgun sequence, the following are encoded in one genomic region:
- the LOC117950299 gene encoding cAMP-specific 3',5'-cyclic phosphodiesterase 4C-like isoform X6: protein MECTTLSREGAGLAKPPKHLWRQPRTHIRIKQRFNSDNERYLCRNRTLEKLRPGLKKPRMSWPSPVKRFDVENGLSVGRSPLDSQTSPSSGLVLQANFPHSQRRESFLYRSDSDFDLSPKNMSRNSSTASDLHGEDMIVTPFAQVLASLRTVRSNFSVLTHLQDRGTNKRPTSSNQPPMCKPCLTEEPYQKLAVETLEELDWCLDQLETLQTRHSVGEMASNKFKRMLNRELTQLSETSRSGNQVSEFISNTFLEKQHDVEILSQPSKEEKKKRPMSQISGVKKVTQSPSLAPTCIPRFGVSTPHESLLAQEVEEINRWGLDVFKIAEFSGNRPLTVIMYSIFQERDLLKTFKIPNDTFITLMMTLEDHYHADVAYHNNIHAADVVQSTHVLLSTPALEAVFTDLEIMAVLFASAIHDVDHPGVTNQFLINTSSELALMYNDASVLENHHLAVGFKLLQENNCDIFQNLSKKQKDSLRKMVIDMVLATDMSKHMNFLADMKTMVETKKVTSLGVLLLDNYSDRIQVLQNMVHCADLSNPTKPLEIYRQWTDRIMVEFFTQGDRERDKGMEISPMCDKHNASIEKNQVGFIDYIVHPLWETWADLVHPDAQDILDTLEDNREWYQSMIPRSPSPSSPEEHHVDVIPGAGAVGTIGAVPSGAGGGGGGGDKFQFELTLEEEEEDEEEGESDLESPLEEVSQLGGERHQDSSSPSLSPDPRGSSRYRPPSPHPSRTLNLAAMSVRSPHRTLTSPGQEVGDRELSKESDGVACLRMGT from the exons tttTGATGTGGAGAATGGCCTGTCAGTGGGTCGCAGTCCACTGGACTCTCAGACTAGCCCAAGTTCTGGTCTGGTCCTTCAGGCCAACTTCCCCCACAGTCAGCGCCGCGAGTCCTTCCTTTACCGCTCAGACTCAGACTTCGACCTTTCGCCCAAAAACATGTCCCGCAACTCGTCCACTGCCAGCGACCT ACATGGAGAAGACATGATAGTGACTCCATTTGCACAG GTTCTTGCCAGTCTACGAACAGTAAGAAGTAACTTTTCTGTTCTGACACATCTGCAAGATCGTGGAACAAACAA GCGGCCGACAAGCAGCAACCAGCCACCCATGTGTAAGCCATGTCTTACAG AGGAGCCCTACCAGAAGCTGGCAGTGGAGACACTGGAAGAGCTGGACTGGTGTCTGGACCAACTGGAGACGCTGCAGACAAGACACTCAGTCGGCGAGATGGCATCCAATAAG TTTAAGAGGATGCTAAACCGTGAGCTGACGCAGTTATCAGAGACAAGCCGCTCAGGGAATCAGGTGTCAGAGTTCATCTCCAACACTTTCCTAG AGAAACAGCATGATGTGGAGATCCTGTCTCAACCTTctaaggaggaaaagaagaagaggccGATGTCACAGatcagtggtgtgaaaaaggtGACGCAGAGCCCCAGCTTAGCACCCACCTGCATCCCCCGCTTTGGAGTGAGCACACCACACGAGAGCCTGCTTGCCCAG GAGGTCGAGGAAATTAATCGTTGGGGTCTGGATGTGTTCAAGATAGCAGAATTTTCCGGAAACCGCCCTTTGACGGTGATCATGTACTCCATCTTCCAG GAGCGAGACCTTCTGAAAACCTTTAAGATCCCAAATGACACCTTTATCACCTTAATGATGACCCTTGAGGACCACTACCATGCAGACGTAGCTTATCACAACAACATTCATGCAGCTGATGTGGTGCAGTCCACCCACGTCCTCCTGTCCACCCCTGCTTTAGAG GCGGTGTTTACAGACCTGGAGATCATGGCTGTTCTGTTTGCTAGTGCCATCCATGATGTTGACCACCCAGGAGTCACCAACCAGTTCCTGATAAACACCA GTTCAGAGCTGGCACTGATGTACAACGATGCTTCGGTGCTGGAGAATCACCACCTCGCTGTGGGCTTTAAACTGCTGCAAGAAAACAACTGTGACATCTTCCAAAACCTCAGCAAGAAACAGAAAGACTCCCTCCGAAAGATGGTGATCGACATG GTGCTTGCCACTGATATGTCCAAACACATGAACTTCTTGGCGGACATGAAGACAATGGTGGAGACCAAGAAGGTGACCAGTCTGGGGGTCCTGCTGCTTGACAACTACTCTGACCGCATCCAG GTTCTGCAGAACATGGTACACTGTGCTGACCTGAGCAACCCAACCAAACCACTGGAGATTTACCGCCAGTGGACGGACCGCATCATGGTGGAGTTCTTCACCCAGGGAGATCGAGAGCGGGACAAAGGCATGGAGATCAGTCCCATGTGTGACAAACATAACGCCTCTATAGAGAAGAACCAG GTGGGCTTTATCGACTACATTGTCCACCCTCTGTGGGAGACATGGGCGGACTTGGTGCATCCTGACGCACAGGACATCCTGGACACGCTGGAGGACAACAGGGAGTGGTACCAGAGCATGATCCCCCGCAGCCCATCGCCGTCCAGCCCGGAGGAGCACCATGTGGATGTGATACCAGGGGCAGGAGCTGTGGGAACCATAGGGGCTGTGCCTtcaggagcaggaggaggaggaggaggaggggacaAGTTCCAGTTTGAACTCActctggaggaggaagaagaggatgaggaggagggagagtcTGACCTGGAGAGCCCCCTTGAGGAGGTGTCCCAGTTGGGTGGGGAGCGGCACCAGgactcctcctccccctctttgtCCCCAGACCCCCGCGGCAGCAGCAGGTACCGCCCCCCCTCGCCCCATCCGTCTCGGACCCTGAATCTGGCTGCCATGTCGGTGCGGAGCCCCCACAGGACGCTGACTTCCCCTGGGCAGGAGGTCGGCGACAGAGAACTGAGCAAGGAGAGCGACGGGGTGGCGTGCCTACGTATGGGCACGTAA
- the LOC117950299 gene encoding cAMP-specific 3',5'-cyclic phosphodiesterase 4C-like isoform X11, with amino-acid sequence MSRNSSTASDLEEGLKHWEVNWLPRHGEDMIVTPFAQVLASLRTVRSNFSVLTHLQDRGTNKRPTSSNQPPMCKPCLTEEPYQKLAVETLEELDWCLDQLETLQTRHSVGEMASNKFKRMLNRELTQLSETSRSGNQVSEFISNTFLEKQHDVEILSQPSKEEKKKRPMSQISGVKKVTQSPSLAPTCIPRFGVSTPHESLLAQEVEEINRWGLDVFKIAEFSGNRPLTVIMYSIFQERDLLKTFKIPNDTFITLMMTLEDHYHADVAYHNNIHAADVVQSTHVLLSTPALEAVFTDLEIMAVLFASAIHDVDHPGVTNQFLINTSSELALMYNDASVLENHHLAVGFKLLQENNCDIFQNLSKKQKDSLRKMVIDMVLATDMSKHMNFLADMKTMVETKKVTSLGVLLLDNYSDRIQVLQNMVHCADLSNPTKPLEIYRQWTDRIMVEFFTQGDRERDKGMEISPMCDKHNASIEKNQVGFIDYIVHPLWETWADLVHPDAQDILDTLEDNREWYQSMIPRSPSPSSPEEHHVDVIPGAGAVGTIGAVPSGAGGGGGGGDKFQFELTLEEEEEDEEEGESDLESPLEEVSQLGGERHQDSSSPSLSPDPRGSSRYRPPSPHPSRTLNLAAMSVRSPHRTLTSPGQEVGDRELSKESDGVACLRMGT; translated from the exons ATGTCCCGCAACTCGTCCACTGCCAGCGACCT GGAGGAGGGATTGAAGCATTGGGAAGTCAATTGGCTACCTCG ACATGGAGAAGACATGATAGTGACTCCATTTGCACAG GTTCTTGCCAGTCTACGAACAGTAAGAAGTAACTTTTCTGTTCTGACACATCTGCAAGATCGTGGAACAAACAA GCGGCCGACAAGCAGCAACCAGCCACCCATGTGTAAGCCATGTCTTACAG AGGAGCCCTACCAGAAGCTGGCAGTGGAGACACTGGAAGAGCTGGACTGGTGTCTGGACCAACTGGAGACGCTGCAGACAAGACACTCAGTCGGCGAGATGGCATCCAATAAG TTTAAGAGGATGCTAAACCGTGAGCTGACGCAGTTATCAGAGACAAGCCGCTCAGGGAATCAGGTGTCAGAGTTCATCTCCAACACTTTCCTAG AGAAACAGCATGATGTGGAGATCCTGTCTCAACCTTctaaggaggaaaagaagaagaggccGATGTCACAGatcagtggtgtgaaaaaggtGACGCAGAGCCCCAGCTTAGCACCCACCTGCATCCCCCGCTTTGGAGTGAGCACACCACACGAGAGCCTGCTTGCCCAG GAGGTCGAGGAAATTAATCGTTGGGGTCTGGATGTGTTCAAGATAGCAGAATTTTCCGGAAACCGCCCTTTGACGGTGATCATGTACTCCATCTTCCAG GAGCGAGACCTTCTGAAAACCTTTAAGATCCCAAATGACACCTTTATCACCTTAATGATGACCCTTGAGGACCACTACCATGCAGACGTAGCTTATCACAACAACATTCATGCAGCTGATGTGGTGCAGTCCACCCACGTCCTCCTGTCCACCCCTGCTTTAGAG GCGGTGTTTACAGACCTGGAGATCATGGCTGTTCTGTTTGCTAGTGCCATCCATGATGTTGACCACCCAGGAGTCACCAACCAGTTCCTGATAAACACCA GTTCAGAGCTGGCACTGATGTACAACGATGCTTCGGTGCTGGAGAATCACCACCTCGCTGTGGGCTTTAAACTGCTGCAAGAAAACAACTGTGACATCTTCCAAAACCTCAGCAAGAAACAGAAAGACTCCCTCCGAAAGATGGTGATCGACATG GTGCTTGCCACTGATATGTCCAAACACATGAACTTCTTGGCGGACATGAAGACAATGGTGGAGACCAAGAAGGTGACCAGTCTGGGGGTCCTGCTGCTTGACAACTACTCTGACCGCATCCAG GTTCTGCAGAACATGGTACACTGTGCTGACCTGAGCAACCCAACCAAACCACTGGAGATTTACCGCCAGTGGACGGACCGCATCATGGTGGAGTTCTTCACCCAGGGAGATCGAGAGCGGGACAAAGGCATGGAGATCAGTCCCATGTGTGACAAACATAACGCCTCTATAGAGAAGAACCAG GTGGGCTTTATCGACTACATTGTCCACCCTCTGTGGGAGACATGGGCGGACTTGGTGCATCCTGACGCACAGGACATCCTGGACACGCTGGAGGACAACAGGGAGTGGTACCAGAGCATGATCCCCCGCAGCCCATCGCCGTCCAGCCCGGAGGAGCACCATGTGGATGTGATACCAGGGGCAGGAGCTGTGGGAACCATAGGGGCTGTGCCTtcaggagcaggaggaggaggaggaggaggggacaAGTTCCAGTTTGAACTCActctggaggaggaagaagaggatgaggaggagggagagtcTGACCTGGAGAGCCCCCTTGAGGAGGTGTCCCAGTTGGGTGGGGAGCGGCACCAGgactcctcctccccctctttgtCCCCAGACCCCCGCGGCAGCAGCAGGTACCGCCCCCCCTCGCCCCATCCGTCTCGGACCCTGAATCTGGCTGCCATGTCGGTGCGGAGCCCCCACAGGACGCTGACTTCCCCTGGGCAGGAGGTCGGCGACAGAGAACTGAGCAAGGAGAGCGACGGGGTGGCGTGCCTACGTATGGGCACGTAA
- the LOC117950299 gene encoding cAMP-specific 3',5'-cyclic phosphodiesterase 4D-like isoform X12 yields the protein MSASALSVCLCWILRQFKRMLNRELTQLSETSRSGNQVSEFISNTFLEKQHDVEILSQPSKEEKKKRPMSQISGVKKVTQSPSLAPTCIPRFGVSTPHESLLAQEVEEINRWGLDVFKIAEFSGNRPLTVIMYSIFQERDLLKTFKIPNDTFITLMMTLEDHYHADVAYHNNIHAADVVQSTHVLLSTPALEAVFTDLEIMAVLFASAIHDVDHPGVTNQFLINTSSELALMYNDASVLENHHLAVGFKLLQENNCDIFQNLSKKQKDSLRKMVIDMVLATDMSKHMNFLADMKTMVETKKVTSLGVLLLDNYSDRIQVLQNMVHCADLSNPTKPLEIYRQWTDRIMVEFFTQGDRERDKGMEISPMCDKHNASIEKNQVGFIDYIVHPLWETWADLVHPDAQDILDTLEDNREWYQSMIPRSPSPSSPEEHHVDVIPGAGAVGTIGAVPSGAGGGGGGGDKFQFELTLEEEEEDEEEGESDLESPLEEVSQLGGERHQDSSSPSLSPDPRGSSRYRPPSPHPSRTLNLAAMSVRSPHRTLTSPGQEVGDRELSKESDGVACLRMGT from the exons ATGTCTGCATCggctctctctgtttgtctgtgctgGATACTCAGACAG TTTAAGAGGATGCTAAACCGTGAGCTGACGCAGTTATCAGAGACAAGCCGCTCAGGGAATCAGGTGTCAGAGTTCATCTCCAACACTTTCCTAG AGAAACAGCATGATGTGGAGATCCTGTCTCAACCTTctaaggaggaaaagaagaagaggccGATGTCACAGatcagtggtgtgaaaaaggtGACGCAGAGCCCCAGCTTAGCACCCACCTGCATCCCCCGCTTTGGAGTGAGCACACCACACGAGAGCCTGCTTGCCCAG GAGGTCGAGGAAATTAATCGTTGGGGTCTGGATGTGTTCAAGATAGCAGAATTTTCCGGAAACCGCCCTTTGACGGTGATCATGTACTCCATCTTCCAG GAGCGAGACCTTCTGAAAACCTTTAAGATCCCAAATGACACCTTTATCACCTTAATGATGACCCTTGAGGACCACTACCATGCAGACGTAGCTTATCACAACAACATTCATGCAGCTGATGTGGTGCAGTCCACCCACGTCCTCCTGTCCACCCCTGCTTTAGAG GCGGTGTTTACAGACCTGGAGATCATGGCTGTTCTGTTTGCTAGTGCCATCCATGATGTTGACCACCCAGGAGTCACCAACCAGTTCCTGATAAACACCA GTTCAGAGCTGGCACTGATGTACAACGATGCTTCGGTGCTGGAGAATCACCACCTCGCTGTGGGCTTTAAACTGCTGCAAGAAAACAACTGTGACATCTTCCAAAACCTCAGCAAGAAACAGAAAGACTCCCTCCGAAAGATGGTGATCGACATG GTGCTTGCCACTGATATGTCCAAACACATGAACTTCTTGGCGGACATGAAGACAATGGTGGAGACCAAGAAGGTGACCAGTCTGGGGGTCCTGCTGCTTGACAACTACTCTGACCGCATCCAG GTTCTGCAGAACATGGTACACTGTGCTGACCTGAGCAACCCAACCAAACCACTGGAGATTTACCGCCAGTGGACGGACCGCATCATGGTGGAGTTCTTCACCCAGGGAGATCGAGAGCGGGACAAAGGCATGGAGATCAGTCCCATGTGTGACAAACATAACGCCTCTATAGAGAAGAACCAG GTGGGCTTTATCGACTACATTGTCCACCCTCTGTGGGAGACATGGGCGGACTTGGTGCATCCTGACGCACAGGACATCCTGGACACGCTGGAGGACAACAGGGAGTGGTACCAGAGCATGATCCCCCGCAGCCCATCGCCGTCCAGCCCGGAGGAGCACCATGTGGATGTGATACCAGGGGCAGGAGCTGTGGGAACCATAGGGGCTGTGCCTtcaggagcaggaggaggaggaggaggaggggacaAGTTCCAGTTTGAACTCActctggaggaggaagaagaggatgaggaggagggagagtcTGACCTGGAGAGCCCCCTTGAGGAGGTGTCCCAGTTGGGTGGGGAGCGGCACCAGgactcctcctccccctctttgtCCCCAGACCCCCGCGGCAGCAGCAGGTACCGCCCCCCCTCGCCCCATCCGTCTCGGACCCTGAATCTGGCTGCCATGTCGGTGCGGAGCCCCCACAGGACGCTGACTTCCCCTGGGCAGGAGGTCGGCGACAGAGAACTGAGCAAGGAGAGCGACGGGGTGGCGTGCCTACGTATGGGCACGTAA